From Cyanobium sp. AMD-g, one genomic window encodes:
- the nrdR gene encoding transcriptional regulator NrdR translates to MQCPSCQHTDSRVLESRAADSGRSVRRRRECLNCDFRFTTYERVETVPITVVKRNGSRETFNRSKLLHGLLRACEKTGLEPSRLEAVVDDIELVLQQRAGREVSSNEIGELVLQRLREMSEVAYVRFASVYRQFQSVSDFVATLEGLGNRGKTKNRLVVVG, encoded by the coding sequence ATGCAATGTCCCTCCTGCCAACACACCGATAGCCGTGTTCTGGAATCAAGGGCCGCCGATTCCGGACGCAGTGTGCGGCGACGCAGGGAGTGCCTCAACTGTGATTTTCGCTTCACCACCTACGAACGGGTCGAGACGGTCCCGATCACCGTGGTCAAGCGCAACGGCAGCAGGGAAACCTTCAATCGCAGCAAACTGCTGCATGGGCTGCTCAGGGCCTGCGAGAAAACAGGCCTCGAACCCTCCCGGCTGGAGGCCGTCGTCGACGACATCGAACTGGTGCTGCAGCAGCGGGCCGGCCGCGAGGTGAGCAGCAACGAAATCGGGGAACTGGTGCTGCAGCGCCTGCGGGAGATGAGCGAAGTCGCCTACGTGCGCTTCGCCTCCGTCTACCGCCAGTTCCAGAGCGTCAGCGATTTCGTGGCCACCCTGGAAGGCCTGGGCAACCGGGGCAAGACCAAGAACCGCCTGGTGGTGGTCGGCTGA
- a CDS encoding photosystem II reaction center protein T translates to MESFAYILILALAISTLFFAIAFRDPPKIGK, encoded by the coding sequence ATGGAGAGCTTCGCCTACATCCTGATCCTGGCCCTGGCCATTTCGACGCTCTTTTTCGCGATCGCCTTCCGCGATCCCCCGAAAATCGGCAAGTGA